CGGCGTCCTTTATGTCGGCGACCGCTTCGAGACGGCTCTTTTCGAGACCATCCATCACCATCAGCGCTTCATGGCGGCCACGGACGAGGCGCCGGGCTGGACATCGCAGTTCCGCGAGATCGTGATGGACGTCGATGCCGCGCTTCACGATCTGCGCCAAGACCCGGCGGATTGGGCGGGCACTCTCCAGCCCGACGACTATGCGATTGCACAGGCGCTCGGCCTCCGGCTGCGCCAGGCGGGCTCCGACGGCGTGGTCTATCCCAGCGTCCGCTTCCCCGACGGCGAGTGCGCCGGGCTCTTCTACCCTGACTGTGCCTCCAATCCGGTGCAGGCCCGGCATCTCGACTATCACTGGAATGGCGAACGCGTGGATTTCTACCGGGACGCGGGCAGCGGTCAGGTGTTTCAAGTGCTCGAAGCATGATTTCGCCAGCGTCGATGGCGGGATGCGCCAGCTCCGTCATCGCGGCCGACCGGCGGGAGAGCCGGGCTCTGTTGGGTTAACGCGGCAGGGTTCAGCCCGAGGGCCGGCCCTTCAATAGGGCAATGGCCTCGTCCAGGCGTTGCCTGGTTCGGCTAAGCAGCGCCGCGGCTTCGCCGGGTGTCACGCCCTCGGCGACGAGGATCGCCTGTTTCACGTCATAGGCGCAGGCTTCCAACGCCTGTCGGGCGGCCTCCTCGTCGCAGCCGGCGATGTCCATGACCATCGTCACCGCCCGCCCGGCGAGCTTGCTGTTGCTGACGCGCATGGATACCATGCGGCCTTGATAGACGCGGCCGAGCCGCACCATCAGCGCCGTCGACAGGACATTCATCAGGATCTTCTGGCTCGTCCCCGCCGTCAGCCGGGTCGAGCCGGGCAGCGCTTCGGGTCCGGTGTCGAGCAGTACCGGCCAATCGACGGATCGCAGCAGGGGCGTGCCGTCATTGTTGGCGCAGCCGATCGTCGTCGCGCCGCGCTTCCGGGCCTGCGACATGCATTCGAGGACGAAGGGCGTGGTGCCGCTGGCCGCAATCCCGACGACCACGTCCGTGGCACCGACTTCGGCATCCGACACGGCCGTGCGGGCGGCGTCGGTGTCGTCTTCGGCGGCCTCCTGCGCGGCGGCGAAGTTCTCGGTTCCCCCCGCCAGGAGCACGAGCATGCGCTCGGGCGGCCAATCGAAGGTGGGGCCCAGTTCCACGGCGTCGAGGAGGGCAACGCGGCCGGACGTGCCCGCGCCGCAATAAATGAGCCGCCCGCTTTCCTCGGAGAGAACGGGAAGGGCCGCCTCGATGGCCCGGTCGATCGCCGGCATCGCCTTTTCCAGCGCGCCGATCGCATGGGCCTGGCTTTCGACCAACGTCGAGACGAGCGCGGACGTATCGAGATCGTCCAGATGCTTCCCGCCCGAGATTTCGGTCTGGAGCGGGTGCCGTTTCGCCTGCATTGCCTCGCCTGCCTGATACCAACCTGCTACCAATATTCTGTAGCACGCTTCCCCGTGGGCGATAAGCCCTTCGGTGGCCGCCGGCCTACGGGTTTGCCCGGGCCAGAACGCCGCCCGTTTGCGGCGATTTCACGCCGGTGGTGAGCGGGTAGCTGTAGGGCAGGCCGCGTATGGAGCGTATTGCCAGATAGGCGAAGCACTCAGCCTCGA
This sequence is a window from Nitratireductor thuwali. Protein-coding genes within it:
- a CDS encoding RES family NAD+ phosphorylase; amino-acid sequence: MNGNAIRGATPPVSRVGWKGAVRIIRSLYPPIDLFEDIADPADWPLLLSAEQKTNPRLMANVGNLDLVPPGRRVAGPGATYLMAPFTHVSPDRPSRFSAGRFGVLYVGDRFETALFETIHHHQRFMAATDEAPGWTSQFREIVMDVDAALHDLRQDPADWAGTLQPDDYAIAQALGLRLRQAGSDGVVYPSVRFPDGECAGLFYPDCASNPVQARHLDYHWNGERVDFYRDAGSGQVFQVLEA
- a CDS encoding N-acetylmuramic acid 6-phosphate etherase, which translates into the protein MQAKRHPLQTEISGGKHLDDLDTSALVSTLVESQAHAIGALEKAMPAIDRAIEAALPVLSEESGRLIYCGAGTSGRVALLDAVELGPTFDWPPERMLVLLAGGTENFAAAQEAAEDDTDAARTAVSDAEVGATDVVVGIAASGTTPFVLECMSQARKRGATTIGCANNDGTPLLRSVDWPVLLDTGPEALPGSTRLTAGTSQKILMNVLSTALMVRLGRVYQGRMVSMRVSNSKLAGRAVTMVMDIAGCDEEAARQALEACAYDVKQAILVAEGVTPGEAAALLSRTRQRLDEAIALLKGRPSG